The following proteins come from a genomic window of Gottfriedia acidiceleris:
- a CDS encoding trans-sulfuration enzyme family protein: MTNTKEALNTNKTSIETVAVHGSKGYDPLTGAISYPIYQSATFKHAGLHQSTGYDYARLQNPTREEVENTVAKLESANYGVAFSTGNAAVTAVLSLFKKGDHLIVSDDLYGGTYRLFEEIYSPYGLEHNFVDTTEIENILDALKPNTKGIFIETPSNPMMKVTDLKRVVEIAKERDIIVIVDNTFLTPYFFRPIELGADVVVHSGTKYLGGHNDTLAGFVVTNSEYTNERIRYYQKSTGATLAPFDSWLILRGIKTLHLRMEYSQKNAIVLAKFLENHPNVTDVYYVGLPTHKGYSIIKEQATGFGAMISFKVKDLSLVEQVLGSVKVITFAESLGGVESLITYPHTQTHSEMPEEFKRKLGLDDHTLRLSVGIEHIDDLLNDLENALG, from the coding sequence ATGACTAACACAAAAGAGGCTTTAAACACGAATAAAACATCGATTGAAACAGTAGCTGTACATGGAAGTAAAGGCTATGATCCATTAACAGGTGCGATCAGTTATCCAATTTATCAATCTGCTACATTTAAGCATGCAGGACTTCATCAATCGACGGGGTATGATTATGCAAGATTACAAAATCCAACTCGAGAAGAAGTCGAAAATACTGTTGCAAAATTAGAAAGTGCAAATTATGGTGTTGCATTCTCAACAGGAAATGCAGCCGTTACTGCAGTATTAAGCTTATTTAAAAAAGGTGACCACCTAATTGTTTCAGATGATTTATACGGTGGTACATATCGTTTATTCGAAGAAATTTATTCACCATATGGACTTGAGCATAATTTTGTGGATACTACAGAAATTGAAAATATTCTTGATGCACTTAAACCGAACACAAAAGGAATTTTTATTGAAACACCATCAAATCCAATGATGAAAGTAACTGATTTAAAAAGAGTAGTAGAGATTGCAAAAGAACGAGATATTATTGTGATTGTGGATAATACATTTTTAACACCTTATTTCTTTAGACCAATTGAATTAGGGGCAGATGTTGTTGTTCATAGTGGAACAAAGTATTTAGGTGGACATAATGATACACTTGCTGGTTTTGTCGTGACTAATTCAGAATATACGAATGAACGAATTCGTTATTATCAAAAATCAACAGGTGCAACATTAGCTCCTTTTGACTCTTGGTTAATTTTAAGAGGAATTAAAACATTACATTTACGCATGGAATACAGTCAAAAAAATGCAATTGTACTTGCGAAGTTTTTAGAAAATCATCCAAATGTTACTGATGTATATTATGTAGGGTTACCAACACATAAAGGGTATTCAATTATTAAAGAACAAGCAACTGGATTTGGTGCGATGATTTCATTTAAAGTGAAAGATTTAAGTTTGGTTGAACAGGTCTTAGGTAGCGTTAAAGTCATTACATTCGCAGAAAGCTTAGGTGGAGTTGAATCATTAATTACGTATCCTCATACGCAAACTCATTCAGAAATGCCAGAAGAATTTAAAAGAAAGCTTGGTCTAGATGACCATACACTTCGATTATCTGTTGGTATTGAACATATTGATGATTTATTAAATGACTTAGAAAATGCATTGGGGTGA
- a CDS encoding cysteine hydrolase family protein → MDTCADVLIVIDLQNGVCYSGEHLFELQNLISKVNKRISLYRELSKPIIFVQHCDEELVPGEELWAIHANLDVQEQDYFIKKIHANSFFKTNLKNLLDQLAVHKIEFCGAQTEYCMDATIKFAHGLGYENFMVNGATSTLNNPFMSAKETIDFYEKIWNHRFLNVIEDDFRIEVK, encoded by the coding sequence ATGGATACTTGTGCAGATGTTTTAATTGTGATCGATTTGCAAAATGGTGTATGTTACAGCGGTGAGCATTTATTTGAATTACAAAATTTAATCAGTAAAGTTAATAAAAGAATATCATTATATAGAGAATTAAGTAAGCCAATTATTTTTGTTCAACATTGTGATGAAGAATTAGTACCTGGAGAAGAACTTTGGGCTATTCATGCTAATCTAGATGTTCAAGAACAAGATTATTTTATTAAGAAAATACATGCAAATTCTTTTTTCAAAACAAACTTAAAAAATCTTTTAGATCAATTAGCAGTACATAAAATAGAATTTTGCGGCGCCCAAACTGAATACTGTATGGATGCTACAATTAAATTTGCACATGGATTAGGTTACGAAAACTTCATGGTAAACGGAGCGACGTCTACATTAAATAATCCATTCATGTCTGCAAAAGAGACAATTGATTTTTATGAAAAAATATGGAATCATCGATTTTTAAATGTTATAGAAGATGATTTCAGAATAGAGGTAAAATAA
- a CDS encoding MerR family transcriptional regulator produces the protein MKEYFTIGEVSKLFQVKIGTLRYYDQIGLLRPEFIDKKTNYRYYSTQQFERLNSIKYLRALDLPINEIIDFFNYREIDALVEMLKKQKDEVAQKKKELEIIETKISRRLLQIEDAVSTPLDKISQIKLPGMHVAYLRHDYVIGDDIELPITELRNSFGINEEIFLGKIGISISASNLNNSVFDKYSSIFMILEDGDHIPANSILIPSRDYLRVRFKGTHIDAVGYYKKLLNYMKKHNFELLDDSFEITLIDYGFTNDEEKHVTEILLPYK, from the coding sequence ATGAAAGAGTATTTTACAATTGGTGAAGTATCAAAATTATTCCAAGTCAAAATTGGGACTCTTAGGTATTATGATCAGATTGGTCTTTTACGTCCGGAATTTATCGATAAAAAGACCAACTACAGATATTATTCAACACAGCAGTTTGAAAGGTTGAATTCAATAAAATATTTGAGGGCTTTAGATTTACCAATAAACGAAATTATAGATTTTTTTAATTATCGGGAGATTGATGCTCTTGTTGAAATGTTAAAAAAACAAAAAGATGAAGTTGCCCAAAAAAAGAAAGAATTGGAGATTATTGAAACTAAAATATCACGCCGCTTATTGCAAATTGAAGATGCTGTTAGTACACCTTTAGATAAAATATCGCAAATAAAACTTCCTGGAATGCATGTAGCATATTTACGTCATGATTACGTTATAGGCGATGACATTGAATTACCTATTACAGAATTAAGGAACAGTTTTGGAATTAATGAAGAAATTTTTTTAGGGAAAATAGGAATCTCAATTTCAGCTTCTAATTTGAATAATAGTGTTTTTGATAAATATTCTAGTATTTTCATGATACTAGAAGATGGTGATCACATTCCTGCAAACTCGATTCTTATTCCATCTAGAGATTATTTAAGAGTTCGATTTAAAGGTACTCACATTGATGCAGTTGGTTATTATAAAAAATTGTTGAACTATATGAAAAAACATAATTTTGAACTGTTAGACGATTCGTTTGAAATTACGCTTATTGATTATGGCTTTACCAACGATGAAGAAAAGCATGTCACGGAAATTTTATTACCTTACAAGTAA
- a CDS encoding LCP family protein, with protein sequence MRKQEIKDTQPFSILFLGIENYATKGEGGRTDTIILATVNPKDKTIQKMSIPRDTYVEIPDQKRKSKINGAYNSGLQSTVNTVENFLHVPIDYYVTVDFGGFKNIVDEIGGIDVNVPFDFWQYTDTKPRYKVYFKKGNQHLNGTEALAYARMRKRDPRGDFGREERQQQAMLAIIDKLKSPETLFKIDKYASVFSKNVKTNMSLSEGLYLFNDMKGANSKNITTLKLDGKDDYINKIYYYMPNQTSVNNISSSLRNHLELDKLPANSIESK encoded by the coding sequence ATGCGAAAACAAGAAATAAAAGATACTCAACCGTTTTCCATTTTATTTCTTGGAATTGAAAACTACGCAACAAAGGGTGAAGGTGGTAGAACTGATACCATCATTTTAGCAACTGTTAATCCCAAAGATAAAACAATACAAAAAATGAGCATTCCTCGTGATACATACGTGGAAATTCCAGATCAAAAAAGAAAATCTAAAATTAATGGTGCATATAATAGTGGTCTTCAATCAACTGTAAATACAGTAGAAAACTTTTTACATGTCCCAATCGACTATTATGTTACTGTAGACTTTGGTGGTTTTAAAAATATTGTAGATGAGATTGGTGGAATTGATGTTAATGTTCCATTTGATTTTTGGCAATATACTGATACTAAACCACGTTATAAGGTTTACTTCAAAAAAGGAAATCAACATCTAAATGGTACAGAAGCTTTAGCCTATGCTCGAATGAGAAAGCGCGATCCACGTGGTGATTTTGGACGCGAAGAACGTCAACAACAAGCTATGCTGGCAATTATCGATAAATTAAAGTCTCCCGAAACATTATTTAAAATAGATAAATATGCAAGTGTATTCAGTAAAAATGTCAAAACCAATATGAGCTTGTCTGAAGGTTTATACTTATTTAATGACATGAAAGGAGCAAATTCTAAAAACATCACTACATTAAAATTGGACGGAAAAGACGATTATATCAACAAGATTTACTATTATATGCCTAATCAAACTAGCGTAAATAATATATCAAGTAGTTTGAGAAACCATCTTGAGCTTGATAAATTACCAGCTAATTCAATTGAATCAAAATAA
- a CDS encoding NAD(P)/FAD-dependent oxidoreductase has translation MYDVIVVGAGPAGIFTCYELTLKMPNAKVLLVDKGHDIFARHCPILQKKIEKCPPAAGKKEFSGCLPACSITNGFGGAGAYSDGKFNITSEFGGWMTDYLSDSQVVELIKYVDGINLEHGATESITDPLTEEVRDIERRGYAAGLKLLRAQVRHLGTEQNLEILKSIYEYLKTKIDMKYKTEVEDLITEKVEGTHIIKGIKLKKGEELHAEKVVIVPGRDGSKWLTDVMKKRRLKMSTNQVDIGVRVETSNVVMEEINKHLYEGKFVFNTSVGTKVRTFCSNPSGHVVVENHSGIMTANGHAYKDPKLGSPNTNFALLVSHQFAEPFDKPNEYAHEVSRLANMLSHGGVIVQKYGDILKGRRSTEKRIKEGFLEPTLKEAVPGDLGLVLPYNTMKSLIEMVEALNHVTPGIAAEHTLFYGVEAKFYSARPKLNEHFESEISGLYLGGDGAGVTRGLAQASACGVWIARDIVKKIGNKEKELVTV, from the coding sequence ATGTATGATGTTATCGTTGTTGGAGCAGGACCTGCTGGAATCTTTACTTGTTATGAATTAACTTTAAAAATGCCGAATGCGAAAGTACTACTTGTTGATAAAGGACATGATATATTCGCAAGACATTGTCCAATTTTACAAAAGAAAATTGAAAAATGTCCGCCTGCTGCAGGTAAAAAAGAATTTTCAGGTTGCTTACCAGCTTGTTCAATAACAAATGGTTTTGGTGGTGCTGGAGCATATTCAGATGGAAAATTTAATATTACAAGTGAATTTGGTGGATGGATGACAGATTACTTATCTGATTCACAAGTAGTTGAATTAATTAAATACGTTGATGGAATTAATCTAGAACATGGTGCCACTGAATCAATTACGGATCCTTTAACAGAAGAAGTTAGAGATATTGAACGCCGTGGTTACGCAGCAGGACTTAAATTATTACGTGCACAAGTTCGTCATTTAGGAACAGAACAAAATTTAGAAATTCTAAAAAGCATTTATGAGTATTTAAAAACGAAAATCGATATGAAGTATAAAACTGAAGTAGAGGACTTAATTACTGAAAAGGTTGAAGGTACTCATATCATAAAGGGAATTAAATTAAAAAAAGGTGAAGAATTACATGCTGAGAAAGTTGTAATTGTACCTGGTCGTGATGGCTCAAAATGGTTAACTGATGTTATGAAAAAACGTCGATTAAAAATGTCAACGAATCAAGTTGATATTGGCGTTCGTGTTGAAACTTCAAACGTAGTAATGGAAGAGATCAACAAGCACTTATACGAAGGAAAATTTGTATTTAATACTAGCGTGGGTACAAAAGTCAGAACATTCTGTAGTAATCCGTCTGGACATGTAGTAGTTGAAAATCATTCAGGAATTATGACTGCTAATGGACATGCTTATAAAGACCCTAAATTAGGAAGTCCAAATACAAACTTTGCCTTATTAGTATCGCATCAATTCGCAGAACCATTTGACAAACCAAATGAATATGCACATGAGGTTTCACGCCTTGCAAACATGCTTTCACATGGTGGAGTAATCGTACAAAAATACGGAGATATTTTAAAAGGTCGCCGTTCGACTGAAAAACGTATTAAAGAAGGCTTTTTAGAACCAACTTTAAAAGAAGCAGTACCAGGTGACTTAGGATTAGTTTTACCATATAACACAATGAAAAGTTTAATTGAAATGGTAGAAGCTTTAAACCATGTGACTCCAGGTATCGCTGCGGAACATACACTTTTCTATGGGGTAGAAGCAAAATTCTATTCAGCTCGACCAAAGCTTAATGAACACTTTGAAAGTGAAATCTCTGGTTTATATCTAGGTGGAGATGGAGCAGGGGTTACTCGTGGTTTAGCTCAAGCAAGCGCATGTGGCGTCTGGATTGCTCGTGATATCGTTAAAAAAATCGGTAATAAAGAAAAAGAATTAGTTACTGTTTAA
- a CDS encoding trans-sulfuration enzyme family protein → MQFGTKLIHNGNEIDQATGALSIPIYQTSTFHQFDIENFSKYDYARSGNPTREALENTIAKLENGVRGFAFSSGMAAISSVLSLFSAGDHIVICEDVYGGTFRIATKVLNRFGIDFTFVDASKLQEIKAGIKSNTKGLYLETPSNPLLKITDLSSAIKIAKENDILVIVDNSFLSPYLQRPLDLGADIVVHSATKFIAGHSDVIGGLAVVNSEELANDLYTIQNSFGAILGPQDCWLTLRGLKTLKVRMDAYEQTASKLANWLLEQEEVEDVYYPGLKDHPGHDVHFEQATGGGAVLSFTLKTIEQTTSFLQSVENVAVAVSLGGVETIVSYPVKMSHAAIPLEVRERLGVKDTLIRVSVGLEDIEDLIASFQKALNVGVREKQEVQGIGKTNN, encoded by the coding sequence ATGCAATTTGGAACGAAATTAATTCATAATGGCAACGAAATAGATCAGGCAACAGGAGCGTTAAGTATACCTATTTATCAGACTTCAACATTTCATCAATTTGATATAGAGAATTTTAGTAAATACGACTATGCAAGAAGTGGAAATCCAACAAGAGAAGCGCTAGAAAATACAATTGCAAAATTAGAAAATGGTGTGCGCGGCTTTGCGTTTTCATCAGGCATGGCTGCAATCTCATCTGTATTATCTTTGTTCTCAGCTGGAGATCATATAGTCATTTGTGAAGATGTGTATGGAGGAACATTTAGAATAGCGACAAAAGTATTAAATCGTTTCGGAATCGATTTTACATTCGTAGATGCTTCTAAATTACAAGAGATTAAAGCCGGGATAAAGTCTAATACAAAAGGACTTTATTTAGAAACACCGTCTAACCCTCTTTTGAAAATTACTGATTTAAGTAGTGCAATTAAAATAGCAAAAGAAAATGACATACTTGTCATTGTAGATAATAGTTTTTTATCACCTTATTTACAAAGACCATTAGATTTAGGAGCTGATATTGTCGTTCATAGTGCAACAAAATTTATTGCAGGCCATAGCGATGTAATCGGAGGATTAGCAGTCGTAAATTCGGAAGAACTTGCAAATGATTTATACACGATTCAAAATTCATTCGGAGCAATTTTAGGTCCACAAGACTGTTGGTTAACATTAAGAGGATTAAAGACGTTAAAAGTTCGTATGGATGCCTATGAACAAACTGCATCAAAATTAGCAAATTGGCTCCTAGAACAAGAAGAAGTTGAAGATGTATATTACCCAGGACTAAAAGATCATCCTGGTCACGATGTACATTTTGAGCAAGCTACTGGAGGAGGAGCAGTCCTTTCATTCACACTAAAAACAATTGAACAAACGACAAGTTTCCTGCAATCAGTCGAAAACGTTGCAGTTGCAGTTTCACTAGGCGGAGTTGAAACAATTGTATCTTATCCTGTAAAGATGTCACATGCTGCAATACCTCTCGAGGTTCGTGAAAGATTAGGCGTTAAAGATACATTAATAAGAGTGTCCGTTGGTTTAGAAGATATTGAAGACTTGATTGCAAGCTTCCAAAAAGCACTAAATGTAGGAGTAAGAGAAAAACAGGAAGTGCAAGGAATAGGGAAAACGAATAATTAG
- a CDS encoding DUF554 domain-containing protein encodes MFGTIFNTMMIIVGSLIGSIFKKGIKEEYHEILMQAMGLVALVLGINSLVQHLPSSKYPVLFIVSLAIGGLIGQKLKLESRFNSLVNKYSKGNLAEGLSTAILLFCIGTLSILGPVEAALKGDYTYLLANGTLDGITSIVLASTFGIGIVFAGIALFTWQGSIYLIAVLMKNSLNNDLLNEVTIVGGILIIASGLSILGIKKCNTLNLLPSLMIPPIVFLFMHLFHL; translated from the coding sequence ATGTTTGGCACGATTTTTAACACAATGATGATTATAGTCGGGAGTTTGATTGGAAGCATCTTTAAAAAAGGGATAAAAGAAGAATATCATGAAATTCTTATGCAGGCGATGGGATTAGTAGCTTTGGTATTAGGGATAAACTCACTAGTACAACATTTGCCTTCCAGCAAATATCCAGTACTTTTTATTGTAAGTTTAGCCATTGGTGGATTAATTGGGCAAAAACTCAAGTTGGAATCAAGATTTAATAGTTTAGTTAATAAATATTCTAAAGGTAATTTGGCTGAAGGGTTATCAACTGCTATTTTATTATTTTGTATTGGAACATTATCGATTTTAGGACCAGTAGAAGCAGCGTTAAAAGGGGATTATACGTATCTCCTTGCAAATGGTACGTTGGATGGTATTACTTCGATTGTTTTAGCATCCACTTTTGGGATCGGAATCGTTTTTGCTGGCATCGCTTTATTTACATGGCAGGGTTCCATCTATTTAATTGCAGTACTAATGAAGAATTCCTTAAACAATGATCTTCTAAATGAAGTGACGATCGTCGGAGGTATATTAATTATAGCTTCAGGCTTAAGTATATTGGGGATTAAGAAATGTAATACTTTAAATCTTCTACCATCATTAATGATTCCTCCTATTGTATTTTTATTTATGCATTTATTCCATTTATAA
- a CDS encoding histidine phosphatase family protein, whose protein sequence is MEKEIYLVRHCEAEGQPFEANLTKRGLTQAKHLSEFFSKIKIDQIISSPFLRAIQSIEPTSNEKKIDIVLDERLSERKLSSIDLPDWLEKLEATFEDLELKFDGGESSQEATNRAMSVIDEIIKSENQITIVVTHGNLMSLILKQFNIEFGFENWKSLRNPDLYLLKYKNNEFDFERLWQVE, encoded by the coding sequence ATGGAAAAAGAGATTTATTTAGTTAGACACTGTGAAGCAGAAGGTCAGCCATTTGAAGCAAATCTAACAAAGCGAGGTTTAACACAGGCTAAGCATTTGAGTGAATTTTTCTCAAAAATTAAAATTGACCAAATTATATCAAGCCCTTTTTTACGAGCAATTCAATCAATCGAACCGACAAGTAATGAAAAGAAAATAGACATTGTTCTCGATGAGCGACTGTCTGAACGGAAACTAAGCTCGATTGATTTACCTGACTGGCTTGAAAAATTAGAAGCCACATTTGAAGATCTAGAATTGAAATTTGATGGTGGTGAATCAAGTCAAGAAGCTACTAATCGTGCAATGAGCGTAATAGATGAGATCATCAAAAGTGAAAATCAAATTACAATCGTTGTCACTCATGGGAATTTGATGTCTTTAATTTTAAAACAGTTTAACATAGAATTTGGTTTTGAGAATTGGAAAAGTTTACGTAATCCTGATCTTTATCTTTTGAAGTATAAGAATAACGAGTTTGATTTTGAGCGTTTGTGGCAAGTTGAATAA
- a CDS encoding VOC family protein — protein MIQSIVHIALVVKDYDEAIEFYTKKLHFNLIEDTYQPEQDKRWVVVSPPGSSGTTILLAKASKQEQEPFIGNQAGGRVFLFLGTDDFWRDYDEMISKGIEFVREPKVEDYGTVAVFKDLYGNLWDLIQYIDNHPLAKRIK, from the coding sequence ATGATCCAGTCAATCGTTCATATTGCATTAGTCGTAAAAGATTATGATGAGGCTATCGAGTTTTATACTAAGAAACTACATTTTAATTTAATTGAAGATACATATCAGCCTGAACAAGATAAGAGATGGGTAGTTGTAAGTCCACCTGGTTCTTCTGGAACGACTATTCTACTTGCTAAGGCATCGAAACAAGAACAAGAGCCATTCATTGGCAATCAAGCTGGTGGAAGAGTTTTTCTATTTTTAGGAACGGATGATTTTTGGAGAGATTATGACGAAATGATTTCAAAAGGAATTGAGTTTGTAAGAGAACCAAAAGTAGAAGATTATGGTACGGTTGCGGTATTTAAGGATTTATACGGAAATTTATGGGACTTAATACAATACATTGACAATCATCCACTTGCAAAAAGAATAAAATAA